The Streptomyces sp. GSL17-111 region CTGGGTCACCGCCGAGTACGCGATGCTGCCGCGCGCCACCAACACCCGCGGCGACCGCGAGGCCGTCCGGGGCAAGATCGGCGGCCGCACCCACGAGATCTCCCGCCTCATCGGCCGCTCCCTGCGCTCCGTCGTCGACTTCAAGGCGCTCGGCGAGAACACCATCGTCCTCGACTGCGACGTCCTCCAGGCCGACGGCGGCACCCGCACCGCCGCCATCACCGGCGCCTACGTCGCCCTGGCCGACGCCGTCGCCTGGTGCCACGAGCGCAAGCTCATCCGCGCCAAGGCCCAGCCCCTGACCGGCACCGTCGCCGCCATCAGCGTCGGCATCGTCGACGGCGTCCCCCTCACCGACCTCTGCTACGAGGAGGACGTCCGCGCCGAGACCGACATGAACGTCGTGTGCACCGGCGACGGCCGCTTCGTCGAGGTCCAGGGCACCGCCGAGGGCGAGCCCTTCTCCCGCGACGAACTCAACGCCCTCCTCGACCTCGCCGTCGCCGGCTGCACCCAGCTCGACGGCGCCCAGCGCCAGGCCCTCGCCGCCTCCTAGCGCCCGGCAACCGCCCGGACCCGCCGCACGTCTCAACCGGTACGGGCCGTACGCTGCCCCCCGGGGCTTCGCCGCGTACGGCCCGCCGCCAAGCCCGCACCGGAGCGCATTCGTCAAAGGGAAAGAGGACCCGACGTGCGTCGCACCCTGCTCACCGTCGCCGCAGCCACCATCGCGGCCACCGCACTCATCGGCTGCAGCGCCGTCGAGAAGGCGATCAGCTGCGCCAACACCGCCGCCGCCGTGGCTCAGAGCGTCAACGATCTCCAGGACGCCGTCGGCAACGCCGGGGAGGACCCCGCAGCCGCCGCCGAGGCGCTGAACGCCATCGACAACGACCTGGACGAGATCGAGAAGAACACCGGCGACGCCGACGTCAACCAGGCCGTCGGAGACCTCCGCGCAGCCGTCGACAACGTCCGCACCTCCCTCGACGACGGCCAGACGCCCGACCTCACCCCCATCGGTGACGCCACGGGCGAGCTGACCAACGTCTGCACCCCGGGCTGACCACCATGACCGACACCCCCCGCCTGATCCTGGCCACCCGCAACGCCCACAAGGTCACCGAGCTGCGCGCCATCCTCGGCGCGGCCGGCCTCGCCGCCGACCTCACGGGCGCCGACGCCTACCCCGACATCCCCGACGTCAAGGAGACCGGCGTCACCTTCGCCGAGAACGCCCTACTGAAGGCGCACGCCCTGGCCGACGCCACCGGCCTCCCCGCCATCGCCGACGACTCCGGCCTCTGCGTGGACGTCCTCGGCGGCGCACCCGGCATCTTCTCCGCCCGCTGGGCGGGCCGGCACGGCGACGACCGGGCCAACCTCGACCTGCTGCTCGCCCAGCTCTCCGACATCGACGACGCGCACCGCGGCGCGCACTTCGCCTGCGCCGCCGCGCTCGCCCTCCCCGACGGCACGGAGCGGGTCGTCGAGGGGCGGCTGCGCGGCACGCTGCGCCACACCCCGGCCGGCACGGGCGGCTTCGGCTACGACCCGATCCTTCAGCCGGACGGGGAGACGCGCACCTGCGCCGAGCTGGCGCCCGACGAGAAGAACGCCATCAGCCACCGCGGCCGGGCGTTCCGCGCCCTCGTCCCCGTGCTCCGCGACCTCCTGCACTGAGACGCCAGCGGGCCCCGGACACCGTGCGTGTCAGGGGCCCCTGCGTGCTGGAGTGCGGCGGAAGGGATTCGAACCCTCAAGCCCTGTCGGGCCGCAGGACCTAAACCTGCTGCGTCGCCGTTGCGCCACCGCCGCCGGTCACCGGCATCGTATCGCCTGCGGCGGCGACGCCCGGCTCGGGTGCCCGGGGGCGCACGACGGCCAGACGTCCCGTGCTCCGGTTCTTGCCGCACCACGTAGCGGTGAGGGCATGGCAGTTGGGGCACAGGTACCGCAGGTTCTCGCGCCGGTTGTCGTGCCAGTCACCGTTGACGTGGTCGATGTGCAGGGTCAGTGGTTCACCCAGCCAGAAACCGCCGTTGCCGCATCGGCCGCAGGCGTACGCGACGCCCAGGGCGTCGAGCGCCCGGCGCAGCCTGCTCCGGTGGGTGCGTGAGCTGGTCGCCGGGGTGACCCGCAGAACGTCTTCGGGCCTCGCTCGTGCGGCCGGGGAAGCCGACGCGCGGGCGCGCGTTCGACGGCGGAAATGGGAGGTGTCCCACCCGGCACGCGTGATGAGACGCCGCACCCTGCGCCAGTTCGCGTCCGTCTCCGGAAGCCCCAGGGCACGGACGACGGCCGCCACGCTCGTGTGCTCCGCCACGGCGGCCCGTACCCGTTCCTCGGGCAGCGCGGTGGGCGAGTGGCTGAAGTGCCGGACGTCGACGCCGCACCGGTCCAGGGTGCGGCGCAGCGCGGCACGTGTCGCCGCGTCGTCGGAGAGTCCGAGGGCACGCGCCAAGGCTCTGGTGCTCGTGCAGCGGGCGGCCTCCCGACGCAGCTCCGGCTCGGGGATCTGTACATGGAGCTCCGGGCGGTTCAGCCCGGGGAAGTGGCCGACGTCGATCCCCGCCGAGGCGATGCGGCGACTGAGGTGCGAGAGCGTCCCGGTGGCGGGTCGAGCGCCCAGGGCGCACGCCACTTCGCGCAGGGAACGCGACCTGGTCACGGCTTCGGCGATCGCCGCGTCCGGGTACTTCCGCCAGGGGCTGCGCCGTGTGAAGTGTGTCGTGTCGAGGCCGTACTCGGCCGCCTCGCGCCGGAGAGCGGTCCGCCCGGCCCGGTCGGGGGTCATGCCCAGCGCTCGCATGACCTCCGCCCAGTTCGACGACCGGGCGACCGCGTCGGCCAGGGCCCGGCGCGCGTGGGGCGGTCCGCCCGGCGGTGTACACCGAGTCCCGGTGGACGCCGCAGCCGTCCCGACGTCGACGCCGTGCTCGGTCATCGGCACACTCAACCCCCTGCGCTAGCCACCCCGTGTCCCGAAGTGCGGCTCGAACAGGCCGGCCGCCCCTCTGTTCGTTCAACGAACGTCTGGGCGACCGGTTACGCCGGACGGGGGTGGGCTTCGGGGGCCTCGTGGGGTCAGGAGGTGGGGATCCTGAGGTCCTTGAGGAGCTTGGCGACGTGGCCGGTGGCCCGCACGTTGTACAGCGCACGCTCCACGGCACCCCCCTCGTCGACGACGATCGTCGAGCGGATGACACCGGTCACCGTCCT contains the following coding sequences:
- the rdgB gene encoding RdgB/HAM1 family non-canonical purine NTP pyrophosphatase is translated as MTDTPRLILATRNAHKVTELRAILGAAGLAADLTGADAYPDIPDVKETGVTFAENALLKAHALADATGLPAIADDSGLCVDVLGGAPGIFSARWAGRHGDDRANLDLLLAQLSDIDDAHRGAHFACAAALALPDGTERVVEGRLRGTLRHTPAGTGGFGYDPILQPDGETRTCAELAPDEKNAISHRGRAFRALVPVLRDLLH
- a CDS encoding HNH endonuclease signature motif containing protein, coding for MTEHGVDVGTAAASTGTRCTPPGGPPHARRALADAVARSSNWAEVMRALGMTPDRAGRTALRREAAEYGLDTTHFTRRSPWRKYPDAAIAEAVTRSRSLREVACALGARPATGTLSHLSRRIASAGIDVGHFPGLNRPELHVQIPEPELRREAARCTSTRALARALGLSDDAATRAALRRTLDRCGVDVRHFSHSPTALPEERVRAAVAEHTSVAAVVRALGLPETDANWRRVRRLITRAGWDTSHFRRRTRARASASPAARARPEDVLRVTPATSSRTHRSRLRRALDALGVAYACGRCGNGGFWLGEPLTLHIDHVNGDWHDNRRENLRYLCPNCHALTATWCGKNRSTGRLAVVRPRAPEPGVAAAGDTMPVTGGGGATATQQV
- the rph gene encoding ribonuclease PH; amino-acid sequence: MSRIDGRTAEQLRPVTIQRNWSKHAEGSVLVSFGDTKVFCTASVTEGVPRWRRGSGEGWVTAEYAMLPRATNTRGDREAVRGKIGGRTHEISRLIGRSLRSVVDFKALGENTIVLDCDVLQADGGTRTAAITGAYVALADAVAWCHERKLIRAKAQPLTGTVAAISVGIVDGVPLTDLCYEEDVRAETDMNVVCTGDGRFVEVQGTAEGEPFSRDELNALLDLAVAGCTQLDGAQRQALAAS